A genome region from Alicyclobacillus acidocaldarius subsp. acidocaldarius DSM 446 includes the following:
- the leuS gene encoding leucine--tRNA ligase — MEYRPQQIEQKWKARWREQNAHRADGKSGKPKYYCLDMFPYPSGSGLHVGHWRGYTISDVWSRYKKLHGYEILHPMGWDAFGLPAENYAIQNGIHPRIATEQNIANFKRQLEEIGAMYDWDREVNTTDPSFYKWTQYFFVKMFERGLAYRKKMPINWCPSCKTGLANEEVVDGCCERCGAPVTRREMEQWMLKITDYADRLLNDLDKLDWPEHVKRMQRAWIGRSEGARIRFRLVDHDGEIEVFSTRPDTIYGATYMVLAPEHPLVSQITAPDRKAEVEAYVEQALRKSNVERQVVDKTKTGVFTGAYVQHPLLDKRLPVWIADYVLMDYGTGAIMAVPAHDDRDFEFAEQFGLEIVEVVRPRDGASELPFTGDGVLVNSGPLDGLPVEEAKKRAIELMAEKGQAEPAVSYRLRDWVFARQRYWGEPIPIVYCQVCGTVPVPEDQLPVLLPDVERYEPTGTGESPLAAIESFVNTTCPKCGGPAKRETDTMPQWAGSCWYFLRYADPHNDKEPFSREAVNYWLPVDMYIGGVEHAVLHLLYSRFYVKFIYDLGLIDFDEPFQRLFTQGMITLNGAKMSKSKGNVVNPDDIIARYGVDALRMYEMFVGPPEDDAEWSTNGLEGVARFLARVYRLYAQQVDKLVPERPSLTKLRHRFVATLTERMESFRLNTAVSAFMEYVNNLQQEAKDGLDRATLETLAIAIAPFTPHLGEELWEMLGHTDSVFEQSWPTYDKAWLRDDEVEIAVQVNGRVRGRLTLPADVSAEDAIARAKALPDIREWIEGKQVVKEVFVPGRIVNLVVK; from the coding sequence ATGGAATATCGTCCACAGCAAATTGAACAGAAATGGAAAGCTCGGTGGCGTGAGCAGAACGCTCACAGGGCCGACGGGAAGAGCGGAAAACCCAAGTATTATTGCCTCGATATGTTCCCGTATCCGTCCGGGAGCGGCCTGCACGTGGGGCATTGGCGTGGATACACCATTTCGGACGTCTGGAGCCGCTACAAGAAGCTGCACGGCTACGAGATTCTCCATCCCATGGGATGGGACGCGTTTGGCCTGCCGGCCGAGAACTATGCTATCCAAAACGGCATCCACCCACGGATTGCGACCGAACAGAACATCGCGAACTTCAAGCGACAGCTGGAAGAAATCGGCGCGATGTACGACTGGGATCGCGAGGTGAACACCACCGATCCGTCGTTTTACAAATGGACACAGTACTTCTTTGTCAAAATGTTTGAGCGGGGCCTCGCCTATCGCAAGAAGATGCCCATCAACTGGTGTCCCAGCTGCAAAACCGGCTTGGCCAACGAAGAGGTGGTCGACGGCTGCTGCGAGCGTTGCGGCGCGCCGGTCACGCGCCGCGAGATGGAGCAGTGGATGCTCAAGATCACAGACTACGCGGATCGGCTGTTGAACGACCTGGACAAGCTCGACTGGCCGGAGCACGTGAAGCGCATGCAGCGCGCGTGGATCGGTCGCAGCGAGGGGGCGCGCATTCGCTTCCGCCTGGTCGATCACGACGGCGAGATCGAAGTGTTCTCGACGCGACCGGACACGATTTACGGCGCCACCTACATGGTGCTCGCGCCGGAGCATCCGCTCGTGTCTCAGATCACGGCGCCGGATCGGAAGGCGGAGGTCGAGGCGTACGTCGAACAGGCGCTTCGCAAGTCGAACGTCGAGCGTCAGGTGGTGGACAAGACCAAGACCGGCGTGTTCACCGGTGCCTATGTCCAGCATCCGCTGCTCGACAAGCGTCTTCCCGTGTGGATCGCCGACTACGTGCTGATGGACTACGGCACGGGCGCCATCATGGCGGTGCCGGCGCACGACGATCGCGACTTCGAATTCGCGGAACAGTTTGGGCTCGAGATCGTCGAGGTCGTGCGGCCGCGGGACGGCGCGTCGGAGCTTCCGTTCACCGGAGACGGCGTGCTGGTGAACTCCGGACCGCTCGACGGACTCCCGGTTGAAGAGGCTAAGAAGCGGGCCATCGAGCTCATGGCGGAAAAGGGTCAGGCGGAGCCGGCAGTCTCCTATCGCTTGCGCGACTGGGTGTTCGCCCGCCAGCGCTACTGGGGCGAGCCGATTCCCATCGTCTATTGCCAGGTCTGCGGCACGGTGCCGGTTCCAGAGGACCAGCTGCCGGTGCTTCTGCCCGACGTGGAGCGATACGAGCCCACGGGCACCGGTGAGTCGCCGCTTGCCGCCATCGAGTCGTTCGTCAACACCACCTGTCCAAAGTGTGGCGGCCCCGCCAAACGAGAGACCGACACGATGCCGCAGTGGGCCGGATCGTGCTGGTACTTCCTGCGCTATGCGGATCCGCACAACGACAAGGAGCCGTTTTCGCGCGAAGCCGTCAATTACTGGCTGCCCGTCGACATGTACATCGGCGGCGTGGAGCACGCGGTGCTTCATCTGCTGTACTCCCGCTTTTACGTGAAGTTCATCTACGATCTCGGCCTGATCGACTTCGACGAGCCGTTCCAACGCCTGTTCACGCAGGGCATGATCACGCTGAACGGCGCGAAGATGTCGAAGTCGAAGGGCAACGTCGTCAACCCAGACGACATCATCGCCCGATACGGCGTGGACGCGCTGCGCATGTATGAGATGTTCGTTGGTCCGCCGGAGGACGACGCCGAGTGGAGCACCAACGGGCTCGAGGGCGTCGCGCGCTTCCTGGCTCGCGTGTACCGTCTGTATGCGCAGCAGGTCGACAAACTCGTGCCGGAACGCCCGTCTTTGACGAAGCTTCGGCATCGGTTCGTCGCGACGCTCACCGAGCGCATGGAGAGTTTCCGCCTCAACACCGCGGTGAGCGCGTTCATGGAGTACGTGAACAACCTTCAGCAGGAGGCGAAGGACGGGCTGGATCGCGCCACGCTGGAGACGCTCGCCATCGCCATTGCGCCCTTCACCCCGCACCTGGGCGAGGAACTCTGGGAGATGCTCGGGCACACAGACTCGGTCTTCGAGCAGTCCTGGCCGACCTACGACAAGGCGTGGTTGCGCGACGACGAGGTCGAGATCGCCGTGCAGGTCAATGGCCGCGTCCGCGGGCGTTTGACCCTTCCGGCAGACGTCAGCGCAGAGGACGCCATCGCTCGAGCGAAGGCGCTGCCGGACATTCGCGAGTGGATCGAGGGCAAGCAGGTGGTCAAAGAGGTGTTCGTCCCCGGGCGGATTGTCAACCTGGTCGTCAAGTGA
- a CDS encoding FadR/GntR family transcriptional regulator yields MREASSKLYMEIAEEIRRQIEEGAFRPGDRLPTLRELADRFGVSRATVREALSALRGQGLVEFRHGMGTYVRAASVEMWMQPLDAAILLSYDNVRDLVELQTAVLAQIAYRAAAQRMESDYSVLSHALFELEASPRRGEHRIASELKFFSVLAELAGNRLLENALRVLQEALRSSLRLLNPKLDLGVQACRRVYNAVQTGRPADARDAVYAYGEAILRAVAEKKGRGQSAMM; encoded by the coding sequence ATGCGCGAAGCTTCGAGCAAACTGTACATGGAGATCGCGGAGGAGATTCGCAGGCAGATCGAAGAGGGCGCGTTTCGGCCCGGCGATCGCCTGCCGACGCTTCGGGAGCTCGCGGACCGGTTTGGCGTGAGCCGCGCCACCGTCCGCGAGGCGTTGAGCGCGCTGCGCGGCCAGGGGCTCGTCGAGTTCCGCCACGGCATGGGGACCTACGTGCGGGCGGCTTCGGTGGAGATGTGGATGCAGCCGCTGGACGCAGCGATCCTCCTCAGCTACGACAACGTGCGCGATCTCGTCGAGCTCCAGACGGCCGTGCTGGCGCAGATCGCGTATCGCGCCGCGGCCCAGCGCATGGAGTCCGACTACTCCGTGCTGTCACACGCGCTGTTTGAGCTCGAGGCTTCGCCTCGCCGCGGCGAGCACCGCATTGCGAGCGAACTCAAGTTCTTCAGCGTTCTCGCCGAACTCGCCGGAAACCGCTTGCTGGAGAATGCGCTTCGCGTGTTGCAGGAGGCCCTCCGGTCCAGCCTTCGACTCCTGAATCCGAAATTGGATCTCGGCGTCCAGGCATGTCGGAGGGTCTACAACGCGGTTCAAACAGGGCGGCCGGCTGACGCTCGCGACGCCGTGTATGCGTACGGTGAAGCCATCTTGAGGGCGGTGGCGGAGAAAAAGGGAAGAGGGCAATCCGCCATGATGTGA
- the ytvI gene encoding sporulation integral membrane protein YtvI encodes MARDAQMRRYLWRVLEIVILLAFIAAFILALASLMQYILPFVIGWVFAILLIPVVRWLERRGMKRLPSVLLVLGVSVLLIVAISAGIIIGALREATSFVSHSQVFFRVQLAQIEGEIENSESLYGQLPPQVSNAVQSALTQFAHGLEGSVHKIITGLIGIVTHLPDTLFIAVISVVTAFFILQRRERMLARFYRMMPPGWAPKLNAVFEDMERAFLGTIRVQFILMCLSMFLGMIGMFVLGFPYAILLGILFGLAGLVPIVGSAILTVPWAIVALITGHVAVAIKVLALQVVISIIRHAVEPKILADSVGLDTLATLFGLYVGFKVMGFIGLFIGPILLIGAKGLLRTRLFSDFLPAEAGAEPAPDPGGDEA; translated from the coding sequence ATGGCACGAGATGCCCAAATGCGCCGCTACCTTTGGCGAGTGCTTGAAATCGTCATCCTGCTGGCGTTCATCGCCGCTTTCATTCTGGCGCTCGCGTCTCTGATGCAGTACATTTTGCCGTTTGTCATCGGCTGGGTCTTTGCCATCCTCCTGATTCCAGTGGTCCGATGGCTGGAGCGCCGCGGCATGAAGCGCCTGCCCTCGGTCCTCTTGGTGCTTGGGGTGAGCGTGCTTCTCATTGTGGCCATTTCGGCGGGCATCATCATCGGCGCGCTGCGCGAAGCCACGTCCTTCGTCTCGCACAGCCAGGTGTTTTTCCGCGTACAGCTCGCGCAGATCGAGGGCGAGATCGAAAACAGCGAATCGCTCTATGGACAACTTCCCCCTCAGGTGTCGAACGCGGTCCAGTCTGCGCTTACCCAGTTCGCGCATGGCCTGGAGGGGAGCGTTCACAAGATCATCACCGGTCTCATTGGGATTGTCACCCATCTCCCCGACACCCTGTTCATCGCTGTGATCTCGGTCGTCACGGCGTTTTTCATCCTGCAACGGCGCGAGCGCATGCTGGCCCGCTTCTACCGCATGATGCCCCCTGGGTGGGCGCCGAAACTGAACGCCGTGTTTGAGGACATGGAGCGCGCGTTTCTCGGCACCATTCGCGTGCAGTTCATCCTGATGTGCCTGTCGATGTTCCTCGGCATGATCGGGATGTTCGTGCTCGGCTTTCCGTACGCCATCTTGCTCGGCATCCTGTTTGGCCTCGCAGGGCTCGTGCCCATCGTCGGATCGGCCATCCTCACCGTGCCGTGGGCCATCGTGGCGCTCATCACGGGGCATGTGGCCGTGGCCATCAAGGTGCTGGCCCTGCAGGTGGTCATCTCGATCATTCGCCACGCCGTCGAACCGAAGATTCTAGCGGACAGCGTGGGCCTGGATACGCTCGCGACGCTGTTCGGCCTGTACGTGGGGTTCAAGGTCATGGGGTTCATCGGGCTATTCATCGGCCCCATTCTCCTCATCGGGGCGAAGGGCTTGCTTCGGACGCGGCTCTTCAGTGACTTCCTTCCCGCCGAGGCAGGCGCGGAACCCGCTCCAGATCCCGGAGGGGACGAGGCGTGA
- a CDS encoding DUF402 domain-containing protein, translated as MRLISLRPDGALHRVWSAAEPGRFGGWWIPPGTPVEDDGGTWSSPYPVAAMAWPKAWFQVFVLLKPDRTDYYVNICTPPCLGADVVWMDLDLDVRVEAGCAWVADEDEFQDRSRMYPRAWRASAQQAVVVVQNAVRTGAHPFRPSFADALRAEWVLRSRPGGAVLG; from the coding sequence GTGAGGCTCATCAGCCTGAGACCGGACGGCGCTTTGCACCGCGTGTGGTCGGCGGCGGAGCCGGGGCGGTTTGGCGGGTGGTGGATCCCACCTGGGACGCCGGTGGAGGATGACGGGGGCACGTGGAGTTCGCCCTATCCGGTCGCTGCCATGGCCTGGCCCAAGGCGTGGTTTCAGGTGTTCGTCCTGCTGAAGCCAGACCGGACGGATTACTACGTCAACATCTGCACGCCCCCCTGCCTCGGCGCGGATGTGGTGTGGATGGATCTCGATCTCGACGTCCGTGTCGAAGCCGGGTGCGCGTGGGTGGCCGATGAGGACGAGTTTCAGGACAGGAGCCGTATGTACCCACGAGCCTGGCGCGCCTCCGCGCAGCAGGCGGTGGTGGTCGTACAAAACGCGGTGAGAACCGGCGCGCACCCGTTTCGGCCTTCGTTCGCCGACGCGCTGCGCGCCGAGTGGGTTCTGCGATCACGTCCCGGCGGAGCGGTTCTCGGCTAG
- a CDS encoding RsfA family transcriptional regulator: protein MASVEKSPVRSDAWTAEDDERLAQLVLRHIRTGSTQLKAFEEAAEQLGRTAAACGYRWNGVIRKRYRDEIEAAKAERKALHVKTQTQKAATAPTASMQEVIRFLQTYDEQYQRLREYVSAIEREKSELEARVRALESQLREGGPELPLSPEQLEEDSRTLFAIMERARKLLAENRSAGT, encoded by the coding sequence TTGGCATCCGTCGAGAAAAGCCCAGTGCGCTCGGATGCGTGGACGGCTGAGGACGATGAGCGCCTCGCGCAGCTGGTACTTCGCCACATTCGCACCGGCAGCACCCAACTGAAGGCGTTCGAGGAGGCGGCCGAGCAACTCGGCCGGACGGCCGCGGCATGCGGATACCGCTGGAACGGCGTGATTCGCAAGCGATATCGGGACGAGATCGAGGCGGCGAAAGCCGAGCGCAAAGCCCTCCACGTGAAGACGCAGACGCAGAAGGCGGCCACCGCTCCCACGGCGTCCATGCAGGAAGTCATTCGGTTCTTGCAGACGTACGACGAACAGTATCAGCGGTTGCGCGAGTACGTCTCGGCCATCGAACGGGAAAAATCCGAACTGGAAGCGAGGGTGCGCGCGCTCGAATCGCAACTTCGCGAGGGCGGACCGGAGTTGCCGCTGTCACCGGAGCAGCTTGAGGAAGATTCGCGCACGCTGTTCGCCATCATGGAACGGGCGCGCAAGCTCCTAGCCGAGAACCGCTCCGCCGGGACGTGA
- a CDS encoding DEAD/DEAH box helicase yields MNLEQLLDEWRRDSQFREQVSAWRVMPARIGRYADFPAELHPELCASLAARGIERLYAHQREAWDLIQAGRDVVIATPTASGKTLCYNLPVLQAILRDPSVRALYVFPTKALAQDQVAELHDLVQNLKTSVHTFTYDGDTPVHARQKIREAGHIVVTNPDMLHAAILPHHTKWLRLFKNLRYVVIDEAHIYRGVFGSHVANVIRRLLRIAAFYGARPQFIFCSATIANPGELTSRLLGRETAVVSESGAPEGEKHVILYNPPVVDPSLGLRQSALRAARRLGARLLQHEIPTILFARTRNQVELLASYLRRDARDRVRSRIVSYRGGYLPNERRAIERGLREGQIVGVVSTNALELGVDIGSLQAAITVGYPGSVASTRQQMGRAGRRKGISAAIFVATSSALDQWMVRHPEALLDASPEAARIYPDNLLILMDHLKCAAYELPFSADERFGVETTDELLDYLVDMRVLHRAADGRYFYMADDMPAHAVSLRSAAQENVVIVDQSAHPPVVIGEMDRFSALTMLHEEAIYLHQSQMFQVETLDLENGKAFVRPVDCDYYTDAELAVHLQVLEENQHTEDGPLCHYTGDLAVHATPTLFKKIKLETHENVGWGKIYLPEAELHTSGYWVTFDRAGWSASDDEWEAALKGLGHVLKHAVALHAMCASSDVHVAVEVRDPHYGRPSVYVYDAYPGGVGIAERVYRDRDQIFATAFDMVQGCPCESGCPSCVGPPTSGEPLKQWVEALVTSVVGAGAPRGA; encoded by the coding sequence ATGAACCTGGAACAGCTGTTGGACGAGTGGCGGCGCGATTCGCAGTTTCGGGAACAGGTCTCGGCGTGGCGCGTGATGCCCGCGCGCATCGGGCGCTACGCCGACTTCCCAGCCGAGCTTCACCCCGAATTGTGTGCATCCCTCGCCGCGCGCGGGATCGAGCGCCTGTACGCGCATCAGCGGGAGGCGTGGGACCTCATTCAGGCTGGCCGCGATGTCGTCATTGCGACTCCTACCGCGAGCGGCAAGACGCTGTGCTACAACCTGCCCGTGCTCCAGGCCATCCTGCGGGACCCGAGCGTGCGTGCGCTCTACGTCTTTCCCACCAAGGCGCTCGCGCAGGATCAGGTGGCGGAATTGCACGATCTCGTCCAAAACCTGAAGACGTCGGTGCACACGTTCACGTACGACGGGGACACGCCCGTCCACGCGCGCCAGAAGATTCGGGAGGCGGGCCACATCGTGGTGACCAATCCCGATATGTTACACGCCGCCATCCTGCCGCACCACACCAAGTGGCTGCGGCTGTTCAAAAACCTGCGCTACGTCGTGATTGACGAGGCGCACATCTACCGCGGGGTGTTTGGCAGCCACGTGGCGAACGTCATTCGCCGGCTCCTGCGCATCGCAGCGTTCTACGGCGCTCGCCCACAGTTCATCTTCTGTTCCGCCACCATCGCCAATCCGGGCGAACTCACGTCGCGGCTCTTAGGGCGGGAGACGGCTGTCGTCTCCGAGTCGGGCGCGCCGGAAGGCGAAAAGCACGTGATCCTGTACAACCCACCTGTGGTCGATCCATCTCTCGGCTTGCGCCAGTCGGCGCTCCGGGCGGCGAGGCGACTCGGAGCGCGGTTGCTTCAACATGAAATCCCGACCATCCTCTTTGCGCGCACGCGCAACCAGGTCGAGCTTCTGGCATCCTATCTGCGCCGCGATGCGCGCGATCGCGTCCGCTCTCGCATCGTCAGCTACCGCGGCGGCTATCTGCCGAACGAGCGCCGCGCCATCGAGAGGGGCCTGCGAGAAGGCCAGATCGTAGGCGTCGTCAGCACCAACGCGCTGGAACTCGGCGTCGACATTGGCTCCTTGCAGGCGGCCATCACGGTTGGTTATCCGGGCTCCGTGGCTTCCACCAGGCAGCAGATGGGCCGGGCCGGGCGCCGCAAGGGCATCTCCGCCGCCATTTTCGTGGCGACGAGCTCCGCGTTGGACCAGTGGATGGTGCGCCATCCCGAGGCCCTGTTGGACGCGTCGCCCGAGGCGGCGCGCATCTACCCGGACAACCTCCTCATCCTGATGGATCATCTCAAGTGCGCTGCCTACGAGTTGCCGTTTTCGGCGGACGAGCGGTTTGGCGTCGAGACGACGGACGAGCTCCTCGACTACTTGGTCGACATGCGCGTGCTGCACCGTGCCGCGGACGGCCGCTACTTCTACATGGCGGACGATATGCCGGCGCACGCGGTGTCCTTGCGCAGCGCCGCGCAGGAAAATGTCGTGATCGTCGATCAGTCCGCGCATCCACCGGTCGTCATCGGCGAGATGGACCGGTTCAGCGCGCTGACGATGCTGCACGAGGAGGCCATCTACCTACATCAGTCCCAGATGTTTCAGGTGGAAACGTTGGACCTCGAGAACGGGAAGGCGTTTGTCCGCCCGGTGGACTGCGACTACTACACGGATGCCGAACTCGCCGTGCACCTGCAGGTGCTCGAGGAGAACCAGCACACCGAAGATGGACCGCTCTGCCATTACACGGGCGATCTCGCCGTCCACGCGACGCCGACCCTGTTTAAGAAGATCAAGCTCGAGACGCACGAGAACGTCGGATGGGGAAAGATCTATCTCCCTGAGGCGGAGTTGCACACGTCGGGCTACTGGGTGACGTTTGATCGCGCTGGCTGGTCTGCATCGGACGACGAGTGGGAGGCGGCGCTCAAGGGTTTGGGCCACGTGCTCAAACACGCCGTGGCGCTGCACGCGATGTGCGCCTCGTCCGACGTGCACGTGGCTGTCGAAGTGCGCGATCCGCACTACGGAAGGCCGTCCGTATACGTGTACGACGCCTACCCCGGCGGGGTGGGCATCGCGGAGCGCGTGTACCGGGATCGTGATCAGATCTTTGCGACGGCGTTCGACATGGTGCAAGGCTGTCCGTGCGAGTCTGGATGCCCAAGCTGCGTCGGGCCGCCGACGAGCGGGGAGCCGCTCAAACAGTGGGTGGAGGCGCTCGTCACCTCCGTCGTCGGGGCGGGCGCGCCGCGGGGGGCCTGA
- a CDS encoding ribonuclease H-like domain-containing protein: MGRSLLDKLKDLERTTGVRRSSGEDAPADEARDASPAPQARDIENDREAELADAGFQRITTPHGPVWVRDTGFDLCTSYGDRPFADFLSCDLGRLSRLAKADVAPERMVFYDVEATGLGHGGGTVPFLHAVGYFADDEFRVAQYFVPDYAAEAAVVRLLADRFGRDGSVMVTYNGKSYDWPLFVNRCVLYGLRPPEPAHLDLLHPARRLWKGVVGRMKLADVEALLGVRRDGDLPGSEAPLRYFAYVQGAPLASMEDVFAHNLRDVCTLARLALEIAEALEERRSWSHAAPHVGLATWFDAWREWESADAQFRRAVEQEDADWRARWLFSLFLKRRGQWEEACEIWFELARDFPNRPEPLVEAAKYFEHHRRDLAKALEAAEGAQVRTDQGSREHGEIARRIERIRRKLERGAACQADPRRLL; encoded by the coding sequence ATGGGGCGAAGCTTGTTGGACAAGCTCAAAGACCTCGAACGAACGACGGGCGTGCGCAGGTCGAGCGGCGAAGATGCGCCAGCGGACGAGGCGCGCGATGCCTCACCCGCACCGCAGGCGCGTGACATCGAGAACGATCGCGAGGCCGAACTCGCCGACGCGGGATTCCAAAGGATCACAACCCCGCATGGGCCTGTGTGGGTTCGGGACACGGGCTTCGACCTCTGCACATCCTACGGAGACCGCCCGTTCGCCGATTTCCTTTCCTGCGATCTCGGCCGCCTGAGCCGGCTGGCGAAGGCCGACGTGGCGCCGGAGCGGATGGTGTTTTACGACGTCGAGGCCACCGGGCTCGGGCACGGCGGGGGCACGGTGCCGTTCCTGCACGCCGTCGGCTACTTCGCGGATGACGAGTTCCGCGTGGCCCAGTACTTCGTGCCGGATTACGCGGCCGAGGCCGCGGTGGTGCGCCTGCTCGCAGACCGTTTCGGGCGGGACGGCAGCGTGATGGTCACGTACAACGGGAAGTCGTACGACTGGCCGCTATTCGTGAATCGATGCGTGCTTTACGGCCTGCGGCCTCCCGAGCCCGCCCACCTGGACCTGCTGCACCCAGCGCGCCGGCTGTGGAAGGGCGTGGTGGGGCGCATGAAGCTGGCGGACGTTGAAGCCTTGCTCGGCGTGAGGCGCGATGGCGACTTGCCCGGCAGTGAGGCGCCGCTTCGATACTTCGCGTACGTGCAAGGCGCGCCGCTCGCCTCGATGGAAGACGTGTTCGCCCACAACCTCCGCGACGTCTGCACGTTGGCGCGCCTGGCGCTTGAGATTGCGGAAGCGCTGGAGGAGAGGCGCTCGTGGTCGCACGCGGCCCCTCACGTGGGGCTCGCGACCTGGTTCGACGCGTGGAGGGAGTGGGAGTCCGCGGACGCGCAGTTTCGCAGGGCTGTCGAGCAGGAGGACGCGGACTGGCGGGCCCGCTGGCTGTTCAGCCTCTTTTTGAAGCGCCGCGGCCAATGGGAGGAAGCGTGCGAGATTTGGTTCGAGCTGGCGAGGGACTTTCCGAATCGCCCCGAGCCACTCGTGGAGGCTGCGAAGTATTTCGAGCATCATCGGCGCGATCTCGCCAAGGCCCTCGAGGCTGCGGAAGGGGCGCAGGTTCGGACCGACCAAGGATCCCGTGAACACGGCGAGATCGCGCGGCGAATCGAGCGCATTCGCCGCAAGCTCGAGCGGGGAGCGGCTTGCCAGGCTGACCCGCGTCGTCTACTGTAG
- a CDS encoding YktB family protein — translation MFAGWTAEDFDAMTEPGLAPRMERIRARIQPKFIQLAEHFEPWLAEKLGVPMHTHVAKHARRTVHPPESTWVAFSSDSRGYKKHPHFQIGLFSTHVFAVFGYIDEGIDKAAFGARVAAESEDMFAMLPGDFAVIEDHTSPDFKLVRDLGADGLRRVGERLAAVKKAEMLVGRTIVRDEAVRMTGEAFVRWVEETFAPGCALYEIARPIAQK, via the coding sequence GTGTTTGCAGGGTGGACCGCTGAAGACTTTGATGCGATGACGGAGCCAGGTCTCGCTCCGCGCATGGAACGGATCCGCGCGCGGATTCAACCGAAGTTCATCCAGTTGGCCGAACACTTCGAACCGTGGCTGGCGGAGAAGCTCGGCGTGCCCATGCACACACATGTGGCGAAGCACGCGCGACGCACGGTCCATCCGCCGGAGAGCACGTGGGTCGCGTTCAGCTCGGATTCTCGGGGCTACAAGAAGCACCCCCATTTTCAGATTGGGCTCTTTTCCACGCACGTGTTCGCGGTGTTTGGCTACATCGATGAGGGCATCGATAAGGCCGCCTTCGGCGCGCGAGTGGCCGCGGAAAGCGAGGATATGTTCGCGATGTTGCCGGGCGATTTCGCCGTGATCGAAGACCACACGTCGCCGGATTTCAAGCTCGTGCGCGATCTCGGCGCGGACGGATTGCGCCGCGTCGGAGAGCGATTGGCCGCGGTGAAGAAGGCGGAGATGCTCGTGGGCCGCACCATTGTCCGCGACGAAGCGGTGCGCATGACGGGCGAGGCGTTCGTCCGGTGGGTGGAGGAGACGTTCGCCCCTGGCTGCGCACTGTACGAGATCGCCAGGCCCATCGCCCAGAAGTAG